A part of Actinoallomurus bryophytorum genomic DNA contains:
- a CDS encoding cupin domain-containing protein, whose product MSPTDAAGRPRSTRMCWRSLPDVIAVSPDYDRHPQLRPRFDMVRANLADTGPGAGVTRPALLDLALTQYLTEWRLSFAARLLRETDARWR is encoded by the coding sequence ATGTCCCCTACGGATGCGGCGGGGAGACCACGTTCGACAAGGATGTGCTGGCGTTCGCTACCGGACGTGATCGCGGTCTCCCCCGACTACGATCGCCACCCTCAGTTGCGGCCGCGGTTCGACATGGTGCGGGCAAACCTGGCCGATACCGGGCCAGGTGCCGGAGTGACCCGGCCGGCCCTGCTCGACCTGGCGCTGACCCAGTACCTGACCGAGTGGCGTCTGTCCTTTGCCGCCCGCCTGCTGCGCGAGACCGACGCCCGTTGGCGGTGA
- a CDS encoding class I SAM-dependent methyltransferase → MVQEAEHRIQWTRCTRPHVVFFSGGSSVVSTANDASTNIMRLLAGLADPLLAPVEGLPKGAHVVQLACGTGELSLALARRRLDLRVTAIDVNPTVLDAGRAGAAAQNLPVEFRTMSMAGLDLADGSVDAIISRMGMFLPGTAPFDVVAREAARILRRGGPLSIATWSDLADSPYTRIGLSVLRRLLPEGAVPDMEVVFSESARPGAFEGYLTDAGFLDIEAEWFQWETEYPDFEAWWEFDAGFGALKPLFDSLSAGQRAGAREVMADMIEEHRTPSGGYRLPATARVITARR, encoded by the coding sequence ATGGTTCAGGAGGCCGAACACCGGATTCAATGGACGCGTTGTACCCGACCGCACGTTGTGTTTTTCTCAGGGGGATCGTCCGTGGTGTCTACGGCAAACGATGCGTCTACCAACATCATGAGGCTGCTGGCCGGACTGGCCGATCCGTTGCTTGCTCCGGTGGAAGGTCTGCCGAAGGGCGCACATGTCGTCCAACTGGCCTGTGGCACCGGCGAGCTGAGCCTCGCGCTGGCCCGCCGCCGCCTCGATCTCCGGGTCACCGCGATCGATGTCAACCCCACGGTTTTGGATGCCGGGCGGGCCGGTGCGGCCGCGCAGAACCTGCCCGTCGAGTTCCGGACGATGTCGATGGCCGGTCTTGACCTCGCCGATGGCAGCGTCGACGCGATCATCTCCCGGATGGGGATGTTCCTGCCCGGAACGGCTCCGTTCGACGTGGTGGCACGGGAGGCCGCCCGAATACTACGACGCGGCGGGCCACTGAGCATCGCTACCTGGAGTGACCTGGCCGACAGCCCGTACACCCGGATCGGGCTGTCGGTGCTGCGTCGGCTGCTTCCGGAGGGTGCGGTTCCCGACATGGAGGTGGTCTTCAGCGAGTCGGCGCGGCCTGGTGCGTTCGAGGGTTACCTCACGGACGCGGGTTTCCTGGACATCGAAGCCGAGTGGTTTCAGTGGGAGACCGAGTATCCGGACTTTGAGGCGTGGTGGGAGTTCGATGCCGGCTTCGGCGCGCTCAAGCCGTTGTTCGACTCACTCAGCGCCGGTCAGCGTGCCGGCGCGCGCGAAGTGATGGCCGACATGATCGAGGAGCACCGGACCCCCTCCGGTGGATATCGCCTACCGGCGACCGCGCGCGTCATCACCGCCCGGCGTTGA
- the larC gene encoding nickel pincer cofactor biosynthesis protein LarC: protein MRTLWVDAGNGAAGDMLLAALLDAGADLEAVRSGLAGLAVGPLDVGVDQVRRHGLRALHADVRVPADHVSRNLADVVSILSAAALPPPALDFALAVFERLARAEARVHGVDVPEIHFHEVGALDAIADVTGCALALHALDLLGPAIRVVSPVAAGSGVVRAAHGPLPVPVPAVLELLTEAGAPLRSHPASMELCTPTGAALLATLATGWGPVPDCVPASVGTGAGTADPQGHPNVLRVVVGESSAAAGWESGELRRVDSTIDDLDPRLWPEVLEALRSAGAADAWCSPALMRKGRPGQVLSVLVDPERLDTVCRVVFEQTTTLGVRISTVERRSLRRDRVEVPAGGATVGVKRGLLGDRVVTVQPEYDEALAAARAAGRPVHEVLAEVRAAAGGHTPGATT from the coding sequence GTGAGGACGCTCTGGGTGGACGCCGGCAACGGCGCGGCCGGCGACATGCTGCTCGCGGCGCTGCTGGACGCCGGCGCAGACCTCGAGGCCGTACGTTCGGGCCTGGCCGGCCTCGCCGTCGGCCCCCTCGACGTCGGTGTGGACCAGGTGCGGCGGCACGGCCTGCGCGCCCTGCACGCGGACGTGCGCGTACCGGCCGACCACGTCTCGCGGAACCTCGCCGACGTCGTCTCGATCCTGTCGGCGGCCGCGTTGCCGCCGCCCGCGCTGGACTTCGCGCTGGCCGTCTTCGAGCGGCTGGCGCGGGCTGAGGCGCGGGTGCACGGCGTGGACGTCCCCGAGATCCACTTTCACGAGGTGGGCGCGCTGGACGCGATCGCCGACGTCACCGGGTGCGCGCTCGCGCTGCACGCCCTGGACCTGCTGGGACCCGCGATCCGCGTCGTGTCGCCGGTGGCCGCCGGGTCGGGTGTCGTACGCGCCGCGCACGGCCCGCTGCCGGTTCCGGTGCCCGCCGTGCTCGAGCTCCTGACCGAGGCGGGCGCGCCCCTGCGCTCGCATCCCGCGTCGATGGAGCTCTGCACGCCGACCGGCGCGGCCCTGCTCGCCACGCTCGCCACCGGCTGGGGCCCGGTGCCCGACTGCGTTCCGGCCTCCGTCGGGACGGGAGCCGGGACCGCCGACCCACAGGGGCATCCGAACGTCCTGCGCGTGGTGGTGGGGGAGTCCTCGGCCGCCGCCGGCTGGGAGTCGGGGGAGCTGCGCCGGGTGGACAGCACGATCGACGACCTCGACCCGCGGCTGTGGCCGGAGGTCCTGGAGGCGCTGCGCTCGGCCGGTGCCGCCGATGCCTGGTGCTCGCCGGCGCTGATGCGCAAGGGCCGGCCCGGCCAGGTCCTGAGCGTCCTGGTCGACCCGGAACGCCTCGACACCGTGTGCCGCGTGGTCTTCGAACAGACCACCACGCTCGGTGTGCGGATCTCCACGGTCGAGCGGCGCTCGCTCCGCCGCGACCGCGTCGAGGTGCCGGCCGGGGGTGCCACGGTCGGCGTCAAGCGCGGGCTGCTCGGGGACCGGGTCGTGACGGTCCAGCCGGAGTACGACGAGGCGCTCGCCGCGGCACGTGCGGCGGGCCGTCCCGTCCACGAGGTGCTCGCCGAGGTACGCGCCGCAGCCGGGGGGCACACACCCGGAGCGACGACATGA
- the mscL gene encoding large conductance mechanosensitive channel protein MscL, giving the protein MSGFRKFILRGNLVDLAVAVVIGTQFSDLVKQFVNSFVNPLLALVGGKPNFNRLVLSVGKADFQYGAFLTQVISFLISAAVVYFVIVLPVARFLQLFERNAEAIERDCPECTRSIPLRARRCPECTAEIAPATGPSTAVPSPRRG; this is encoded by the coding sequence ATGAGCGGTTTCCGGAAGTTCATCCTGCGCGGGAACCTCGTCGACCTGGCCGTCGCGGTGGTGATCGGTACGCAGTTCAGCGATCTGGTCAAACAGTTCGTCAACTCGTTCGTCAACCCACTGCTCGCCCTGGTCGGCGGCAAGCCCAACTTCAACAGGCTGGTGCTGAGCGTAGGTAAGGCGGATTTTCAGTACGGCGCGTTCCTCACCCAGGTGATCTCGTTTCTCATCTCGGCGGCGGTCGTGTACTTCGTCATCGTGCTGCCGGTCGCCCGGTTCCTGCAGCTCTTCGAGCGCAACGCCGAGGCCATCGAGCGCGACTGCCCCGAGTGCACGCGGAGCATCCCGCTGCGGGCGCGGCGTTGCCCGGAGTGCACCGCCGAGATCGCCCCGGCGACGGGGCCCTCGACAGCGGTGCCCTCACCTCGGCGAGGGTGA
- a CDS encoding methyltransferase domain-containing protein: protein MTGEHRYLLDNARAEAGTRFAALSAIFDPPTFRRIGELGIRAGWRCWEVGAGGPSVPRWLAERVGPTGRVLATDIDVSWTLEAASPVVEVRRHDVARDEPPAETFDLVHARLVLVHLADRERALRSMVAALRPGGRLLLEDADPALQPLSAPYESGPRERLANRIRIGFRAMLAERGADLAYGRRLPALLRAAGLADVAAEAYFPIASPACDLLETATIAHIREGLVTGGHATEEDVDRHLANIADGGMDLATAPMISAWGRAEEK from the coding sequence GTGACAGGCGAACACCGCTACCTGCTGGACAACGCGCGAGCGGAGGCGGGGACGCGTTTCGCCGCGCTGTCGGCGATCTTCGATCCGCCGACGTTCCGGCGGATCGGCGAGCTCGGGATCAGGGCCGGATGGCGGTGCTGGGAGGTCGGCGCGGGCGGGCCGTCCGTCCCACGGTGGCTGGCGGAGCGTGTCGGGCCCACCGGCCGGGTCCTCGCGACCGACATCGACGTCTCCTGGACCCTCGAGGCCGCGAGCCCGGTGGTCGAGGTACGCCGCCACGACGTCGCGCGCGACGAACCCCCGGCCGAGACCTTCGACCTCGTGCACGCGCGCCTGGTGCTGGTGCACCTCGCCGACCGCGAGCGGGCGCTCCGGTCGATGGTGGCGGCCCTGCGTCCCGGTGGCCGGCTCCTGCTGGAGGACGCCGACCCGGCGCTGCAACCGCTGAGCGCCCCGTACGAGAGCGGGCCGCGGGAGCGGCTGGCCAACCGGATCCGGATCGGGTTCCGCGCCATGCTGGCCGAGCGCGGCGCCGACCTGGCGTACGGGCGGCGGCTCCCCGCCCTGCTGCGCGCGGCGGGCCTGGCCGACGTGGCGGCCGAGGCGTACTTCCCGATCGCCTCCCCCGCCTGCGACCTGCTGGAGACGGCGACCATCGCGCACATCCGCGAGGGCCTCGTCACCGGCGGGCACGCGACCGAGGAGGACGTCGACCGGCACCTGGCGAACATCGCGGACGGCGGCATGGACCTCGCCACCGCACCGATGATCTCCGCCTGGGGGCGCGCGGAAGAGAAGTGA
- the larB gene encoding nickel pincer cofactor biosynthesis protein LarB: MTVSQPDGVTDLGFARLDTARAARTGDPEVVFGQGKTPAQIVAALRALHEAHPGGAILATRLSEAAMAECAERLPEAVLDPVGRTAVLGERETKGRVAIVAAGTSDLPVVRECATTTRVFGAEPDEIVDVGVAGLHRLLAQLDRINEADVVVAVAGMEAALPSVLGGLVGVPLIAVPTSVGYGWNLDGVTAWLATVNSCAPGVVTVNVDNGFGAGVAAARIARRTARTSGTSE; encoded by the coding sequence ATGACGGTATCTCAGCCTGATGGAGTCACCGATCTCGGCTTCGCCCGCCTGGACACCGCACGCGCCGCACGCACCGGTGATCCGGAGGTCGTGTTCGGCCAGGGCAAGACCCCGGCACAGATCGTGGCCGCGCTGCGAGCCCTGCACGAGGCGCATCCGGGCGGCGCGATCCTCGCCACGCGGCTGTCCGAGGCCGCGATGGCCGAATGCGCCGAGCGGCTGCCGGAGGCCGTGCTCGACCCGGTCGGCCGTACGGCGGTGCTCGGCGAACGCGAGACGAAGGGCCGGGTCGCGATCGTCGCCGCCGGCACCTCGGACCTGCCCGTCGTACGCGAGTGCGCCACGACCACCCGTGTCTTCGGCGCCGAGCCCGACGAGATCGTGGACGTCGGCGTCGCAGGCCTGCACCGGCTGCTGGCCCAGCTCGACCGGATCAACGAGGCCGACGTGGTCGTCGCGGTCGCCGGCATGGAGGCGGCGCTGCCGTCGGTGCTCGGCGGCCTGGTCGGCGTGCCGCTGATCGCCGTCCCGACCAGCGTCGGCTACGGCTGGAACCTCGACGGCGTCACGGCCTGGCTCGCCACGGTGAACAGCTGCGCGCCCGGGGTCGTGACGGTCAACGTGGACAACGGCTTCGGTGCCGGGGTCGCGGCCGCCCGTATCGCGCGCAGGACGGCCAGGACCTCCGGGACGTCAGAGTGA
- a CDS encoding TIGR03618 family F420-dependent PPOX class oxidoreductase, which translates to MTDLTDFARLAAAEHGLCVVSTVRSDGSVQSTVVNAGILTHPVTGAQVVGFVVRGGTRKQANLRARPRTTVVARGGWQWAAAEGPVELAGPDDALPGFDAGGLPRLLRDVFTAAGGDHDDWDAYDRVMAEERRTAVLVTPDRVYSNPS; encoded by the coding sequence ATGACCGATCTCACGGACTTCGCCAGGCTGGCCGCCGCGGAGCACGGACTCTGCGTGGTCTCGACCGTACGGTCCGATGGCAGCGTGCAGTCGACCGTCGTCAACGCGGGCATCCTGACTCATCCGGTGACCGGGGCCCAGGTCGTCGGCTTCGTCGTACGGGGCGGGACGAGGAAACAGGCCAACCTTCGCGCCCGGCCACGCACCACCGTCGTCGCACGTGGCGGCTGGCAGTGGGCCGCCGCCGAGGGACCGGTCGAGCTCGCCGGCCCCGACGACGCCCTTCCCGGATTCGATGCCGGCGGCCTGCCGCGACTCCTGCGAGACGTCTTCACCGCCGCGGGCGGGGACCACGACGACTGGGACGCCTACGACCGGGTCATGGCCGAGGAGCGCCGCACCGCCGTGCTGGTCACCCCGGACCGCGTCTACTCCAACCCCTCCTGA
- a CDS encoding lytic transglycosylase domain-containing protein has translation MDELTDSYDSKRDPYAGDFEEPKRSRAFGLIKRVATSTVVIMTLIVVLVLGIVAKTNFGKGKPPPGAAADTSLNEMLSQMSNQQMDPVVAGAEANARRRAYEKQVALEKAAEKKRKARAKALKEKREWEALKRRMSNDPSAAENQAYAKKMNALKGWGGCWSSLLTMWNHESGWNEHASNPGSGAYGIPQALPGSKMASAGPDWHNNAMTQIAWGLSYVGARYGDPCRAWSFWQAHSWY, from the coding sequence TTGGATGAGCTGACCGACTCATACGATTCGAAGCGCGACCCGTATGCCGGTGACTTCGAGGAGCCCAAGCGATCACGCGCCTTCGGCCTGATCAAGCGGGTGGCCACGAGCACCGTGGTGATCATGACGCTGATCGTCGTACTCGTGCTCGGCATCGTCGCGAAGACCAACTTCGGCAAGGGCAAGCCCCCTCCCGGCGCGGCGGCGGACACCTCCCTCAACGAGATGCTGAGCCAGATGTCCAACCAGCAGATGGACCCGGTCGTCGCCGGAGCCGAGGCGAACGCGAGGCGGCGGGCGTACGAGAAGCAGGTCGCGCTCGAGAAGGCCGCCGAGAAGAAGAGGAAGGCCAGGGCCAAGGCGCTGAAGGAGAAGCGCGAGTGGGAGGCGCTCAAGAGGAGGATGAGCAACGACCCCAGCGCCGCGGAGAACCAGGCCTACGCCAAGAAGATGAACGCGCTCAAGGGCTGGGGCGGCTGCTGGAGCTCGCTGCTGACGATGTGGAACCACGAGAGCGGCTGGAACGAGCACGCGAGCAACCCCGGCAGCGGCGCGTACGGCATCCCGCAGGCCCTGCCCGGCTCCAAGATGGCCTCGGCCGGCCCCGACTGGCACAACAACGCGATGACCCAGATCGCGTGGGGCCTCAGCTACGTCGGCGCACGCTATGGCGACCCGTGCAGGGCGTGGTCGTTCTGGCAGGCACACAGCTGGTACTGA
- a CDS encoding DUF1932 domain-containing protein yields the protein MVTVGLVHPGRMGAAVGRELAGAGTRVVWCRDGRSEATVRRAAEAGLDPVPDLAALVAESDLIISLCPPAAAEEVADAVARAGFGGLYVEANAISPARTARIASRFDAALDGCVIGPPPSPSAGARLYLSGESRRAAEVAALFTGTAVETVAVEGEVGRASALKMAFGSYNKASAALAAVSHALAEAHGVGEELMTEARRLTLSQLAAPERLPSAAARAWRWAPEMEEGAATFRDAGLPDDLARAAAAVFERWAPDRDDFEISLADALAHLRRPS from the coding sequence GTGGTGACGGTCGGTCTGGTGCATCCGGGGCGGATGGGGGCGGCGGTCGGCCGTGAGCTGGCCGGCGCCGGTACGCGTGTGGTCTGGTGCCGGGACGGGCGGAGCGAGGCGACCGTGCGCCGGGCCGCGGAGGCGGGGCTCGATCCGGTCCCCGATCTGGCGGCGCTGGTCGCCGAGAGTGATCTGATCATCTCGCTGTGCCCGCCCGCCGCGGCCGAGGAGGTCGCGGACGCCGTCGCGCGGGCCGGGTTCGGCGGCCTGTACGTCGAGGCGAACGCCATCAGCCCGGCACGCACCGCGAGGATCGCCTCGCGGTTCGACGCCGCGCTGGACGGCTGCGTCATCGGGCCGCCACCCTCGCCGTCGGCCGGTGCACGGCTCTACCTCTCGGGTGAGTCCCGCAGGGCCGCCGAGGTCGCCGCGCTGTTCACCGGAACGGCGGTGGAGACGGTCGCCGTCGAGGGCGAGGTCGGGCGCGCGTCGGCGCTCAAGATGGCGTTCGGGTCCTACAACAAGGCGTCGGCCGCGCTCGCCGCGGTCTCGCACGCCCTCGCGGAGGCGCACGGCGTCGGCGAGGAGCTGATGACCGAGGCGCGGCGGCTGACCCTCTCTCAGCTCGCGGCGCCGGAGCGGCTGCCCAGCGCGGCGGCACGTGCCTGGCGCTGGGCGCCGGAGATGGAGGAGGGGGCCGCGACGTTCCGCGATGCCGGCCTGCCCGACGACCTCGCCCGCGCCGCCGCGGCGGTCTTCGAACGCTGGGCCCCCGACCGCGACGACTTCGAGATCTCTCTCGCGGACGCCCTCGCCCACCTGCGCCGCCCCTCCTGA